CGGTCACTAAGAGGTACTGTGACTGGTTGGCAAGGGATAGGGAGCAGTCTGATCCTCTCTTGGCTGTGTACACAAAATGAGACAAATCATGATATGGTGCCAAATTCAAAAATGGTTAGCATTTTTGCCAGTTTTCATCATCATAGTAGTTCCCATCAACATAAATCTGTGTAGTGTAATGGGGGCATGGCCCTTATGACAATCAAAGTCAAATTTTCTGTGAATTAACAATGCTCTATGTGATAGTGCCAAGTGTTGACAAATGAAGCTGAAGTGTATCTTTTCTGGACGACACATGAATATGATTATTCATAACTTCAACAAATTGTACACAAAATTAGAAACACACtataatatttcactttttctcATTCAGAAAAATATCAGAACTTTGGACAGAATCAGTACAGTCAGCAGCATCTCCctaaatgaatatattaattTCAACATTCCTACACCAGGTATTTAACCTATATATTAGCTTAGGTACTAAAAAGAAAATTAGCCCATCCTTTCTGATAGTACagattttacaaaaaacatggttggtttctttcaaagaaaaaaagttgttCCACTGAAGTTTTGGCTATACTTGCCTGTATTTTTGTTGAGTTTACTTGATCTGTGGTAATCTGGATCTTGTTGCTGCAGGCGACAACGCTGACCTATGACCTCTGTGAGCCATGCTGCAACCTCATCTCCACAATCAATTGTATTTACTCTGTAGTGGTGGAAAAAGAAATTAACCTTGACTATGAAGACAAACtgtactgaaaaaaaatctttgcagtaaaataaatattaaattatattttcaaaaatatttatacTTTCAAACAGGTACCATGATGCTTTGGTgttatttaatgaaaatggtcatattaccgtaagtaacggtctattaaccgcacctttttctcggcgggatagaagcaaaagtcgggggtgcggtttatccatggtgacgggtctgagcccgaacatgtaagacgtctgccagttcacaacacatcgagtggccgggcgtagccacccagggcaatgtcgtttagaggggtatgagccgcgggtaatgagaagcgattattacgattattacaaatattgtccataacaaacgcacccaccttcatgacactaatttcgactttactctcggttcaaagcagcgaagttccttttcaaagagacgccaagcatactcggtaatattttgtcacagctgagcgagcGCGAAAGTTGAGTGAGctgagctagctagctagcgttgtattgtggttatagtgcgacttaagctggcgctattcattttaaccctcgatcccctccaaagtcccgtttcgcgccagcttattttttctttccgtttgcttttcataagataccatgtacaccacgcacgagagagacggcacaaAGCCTTAAAAACAACTGTAAAAcatgccaatttctttgtttttttaaccttcctgtaatcccgtatccaaaattcatgctaagacattgaatgctagacaaattctgaaagtgattgtgagtttgtgatgcaagaaatgtaaATGTTTCTGCCTCctacgccgggaaagacacagatcattatttgataagatgtactggtagtggtaccgtatcgtagtttgcaatgtacaagaacggcattgctgtgtgtgtgtacactgtgactgtgaggtgagcgAGTGTGTAAGaggccaatattgtcgggacctttctttcttgctaacatttgtagatgaattgatcaagaacagcagatttccgcataccggtaatctctttggatactttgaaatctttaacttagtttttgtttcttcgtacctcaatataatgtgagaaggatttttttttttttttttttttttttttttttagtccaaagttgggggtgcggttaatccacgggtgcggtttatagtccgttacttacggtatgcAAGCGAAGGTGCATTGAAGGAGTAGcatttcaaatataaaaaaaattcctagCACACATAAATCTCAATATCTACATATTTAGTCTCTGCacataattcattatttatttggatGTTTAATCAACAAAAGTACTTCCTGATTTCATGAGTTTACTGATATTAGCATTTGGTTAGTTCAAAAAGTTGTACAGCAATCAACCCGTTAACAAACACCTGTTTTCagttatacagtacatgtagtatgtactttctccttttttgtgcgaAAGAATtacatacaatattaaacattttctttGGTAAACTGTTCTATAGTAAATGGGGGAAAAAACCAGAAACACCACTCATTTGCTCTTACCTATCACCACAAACTTTGCCTTGACTAAGGGATGTTTCATTGATGTAAGATCTGGGGATGTCCAGAGGCAATGTAAAATGACCCTTGTCTGCAAAACatagaaaagaagaataaaggaTAAAAAGGGGGACTTTTCACATGACTGAAatgtatgaaattatatttgcCTTCAAAAGTAATCATGGATATTTTTATTCTGTTTATATTAATGAAATACctaatatttgtataaaaaaaaatgcaaggaAGGAATGTCTTcggtaacttctgaaggtttcaaTGGCAAAGAAGAAAGATGGAGTGTACTGGTTTCATAAAACCATTCTTTTGTGGGCATATGTTGGTTCTGAGAAGGACCATCCTAAAcccgacaagtgtgttcttgttgtCTTAAGGagaatttattaaattcaatgGCAATAGCAATCTGCATATTCTTAAAACCGAAACCTGTTGGCAACAAGTCAAATGACAGGGACCTTGTCGCGCTTAGTGCTTTAAATAACTAGAATCAACTCAATTTCTACACTGCAAGAGACCTAAACACAATCAAATATCTTTCCTACAATCATGCTAAAGAACTTAAACAAGAATGTGAtggaaaatgtttgaaatttggGGCATTACCTTTATAGGCTAAAAGCAGTTGATTATTGACAAGGTCTATAGATGGTTTTATGAGGCATAGATGAGGAATTCGTTTCTGAGACATGTAAACGCCACCTTCGTTGACAATCATCCATCGTCTATCATATTTGAGACCTGCTTCACTCAACTCCCATTCTGAAACCTGAAGAATAAATATGACAAACTGACAAACTGACAAACTGagattttttaatcatatgtTCTTGATTTTATGCATACTTTTTTGAGAGCTGCATATTTTTGGATCTAAGAAAGAGTAATCAATGGTCTCACAATAACAAGGCTGAAGAAAGCAACATTACGACTGTGTGTATGCTAGTTGTCGTCATGTAAAGGTTGAGTTCTACTTTTAAATCTAATACCTCCCAGATCATGTGCAATCTTGCTGTGATTGGCGTATATCTGGGGAAAACTGATAGGCCTGCAGTCAAAACATCCCTCCCTTTTAGCTTAGTCATCACAAGACCAATGATCATCCCGTAACATCTATTACGGACCTTAATATTTCCATTCCATATCAAAGTAATTTAAATATTGCTAAGCATCCCAATATATAAAGTTAACTGATAGACTATGAAAATCTTCTCTTGCAGAAATCTGATCAAAGGTGAACTTatgtgaaaataataataaataagaggagaacattaaaaaatcatatttcccccaaaatgtacctgcagaataataataattaaaataggcaaattatcaaaaaataaagttaatggAAAGATTTTTAAATAGACATGAGCCAGGAAATGATTGCTTACCTCCATGGCACCACATGATTTAACTGGATAAAGAAATATCTTTAAAAGTCTTGGACCATTGGTGGTGGATTGTTCATTGGTGGTTCTTTCTCCTTGAGAAGTTGTCTTTGAGCTCCTAGTTTCACTTTCAGTCTGATTCCGCACTGAAGGTAAGTTCTGTGGCCCTGATGAAACAATTTTTGaggatgttggtgatgatggtctagatgatgaagatggtggtggtaatgttGGTAGTGGTTTTGAtgctgttgatgatgataacaatgatggtgttggtggtggtggtggtgacagTACAGATGATGATtgtagtggtgatgatgttggtgcTAATGGtggtgctggtgatgatgaagaaggtGACATAGACTTGGCTGAAATTGTCAATTGTTCTATTCTTGTGTCTCCCAACATCAAATCTCTCTGTTCCATAGAACACAATATTGTTTGACACTCTTTTTCAACAAAGTAGTTTTTGACAAATGTAAGAAACCTGTCAGAATCTTCTTGGTTTGACATATATCCAAATGAGATTCGAACTGATCCTGTAGGCCTGCCATTAATCAGATCCATGTCATCACCGCACTCATGTCCAGcctgaaaaagagaaagaaagatattagtatatatattaaaataccGTACTCATTTCAAAGGTGTCGTGCCAAAGAGAAAGAACTTGTATCATGTGATGATTGTATAATAACCTACACTACAACTGCACAAATACCATAGCTACCTTATTCttctctcaatttttttcaaatacttgcaaaagtatttttttagccacaacagaaaatgaataatataacACACATGACATTAGGAAAGCAAATACTTGAGTTTCAAACCTTGAAACTTGAATTTCAAAAGATGATATTAGGCAATGGAAGaccatacattaaaaaaatatactgaTGACCACAGGTGAAATAGTTTTGGGATGTTCATAAAGCCATATGTAAAGTTATTCAAGACCTTATAAACAACTGGAAATATATGAAGCAACAATACATGAGCCTAAACTGTCCTGACAGCTTTAAGAAGTATAACTGCAAATTCACACCACTTCATTGCAAAAATAACTTAAATTTTCACTGAAATATGTGTTAACAGTGCAAATATTGATCAACATGTGCATATTTCAAATTAAGCTGATAACAGAATTGAAAAAacatttggctttccatatgtCAACAATAGTATGTATGCGTTACCATTCACTGAATATTAAAGTAGAAAGTTAAATATTTCCGCTCTATACCACCAGAATAAAATGTTAGCAGTAATCAAACTCACATCTAGATTATCCTTGATGTCTTGATCCGTTATATTAAGGTAGTACTGACAAGCTCCAGTATTACAAAAACAACCAGTCCTTAGGTGAATATCATGTAGAGAAGCCAATCTCTCAAACTGTACATTGGAAGAAAAATAAGTATAGATATCATATTTATGGAATATTCTACAAATCTAcataacaaattgaaataatataatgacaataattattCGACTggtattttatttcttcctgtAAAAATATTGACTCTTTTTCTATTACATGTCCATCATGGATTAAGACCCAACACATGACTGAACTAAGTTACTTGTTATCAGATAGTGAGCaacatgaaaatagaaaaaccTAGATACTGTGAATTTTTATACTCATCAAGATGAATAATGTAAAGCAAACAAGTGAAAAAAGGTTGATTTATGATGGATATCCATGGATTGTGACCCAATGTACATAAACCAGATATTGTTGCCCTTGCATGCATGGAACAAATTGAAACAAGTGATACAGAAATACACTACAATATTCTGGAACAGTTTAAGTGATCAGATTATCTCAAACAAGTATTTGTTTATCAAATGCAGATAATCTCACACTAGTTGGTTTCAAATCAGCATCCATTAAGCTCTCAACACTGTAAATAGCCTTCAACATCAGAGATCATAgttcaaaaaaattaatcaacttgaattttaaacatttggATATAACTCTGAGATCATTATTTACAGTCcattaaattcatgaaaaaaagagtgatttctttttccttcatatcataaaaaaaatgtacacacGTGACCATTCTGCTACCATGAAAAAGTGGTATCTAATACATTTTAAGGATACTATAAAATCAGAATTAGTAAGATTTCAAGTTACCTCTGCATATCCAGCATGCTCTCCGCTGGACCGAAGCAAGTTAAAGTTAATGATAGGACCTTGGTTATCTGTGCTTTCAAAACCACTGCAGTTATAGATCTCACAAACTGGCTGCCCATTATGGTGCTTCCAACTAGATAGTTGATCATATACAAACTTGGCCAAGAGGAATGTACGTTCAGAAATTGACTTCATGCCACCTAATTTTTAAGAAATGACACAAACCACATATGCATGGGAAATGAAAGATTATTATATCAAATAAGCAATATCTGTTCAGAAATGGATCTAATGATTATAAATAAAACTAGAGGAGGTGGATGCATCATTATACAAATCGATCAATCGCAAATCCAGATGGGGTCCTAAAATCAATCACATATCTTGCAATTGATTGTTGATCTGCTTCATGTAGGAGtgtaatagggggggggggcacttgcattgatgagtggataccatgcacgaccaaaaaaacacgtaaaaggatgtctttttcaaaacaGGGCACGTTACTTACGTaatgtaataagggtgtcaaaaacactaaaataatgaaaaaagtggaatgcctctggctgtctcacctgcatcacgcaattcaataaagcagcagtgctgactttgaaaactactaaaaaataattattcacaaaaaacaccattcacataatgatacaatactacgttcattgacatttgaccttgatcatgtgacctaaaacttgtcagtgatatttgattacccctatatccacattttatacactatatctataaactttgaaggttatgacagcaatctaagaattacctctaaaatggccaaagttcaatgaccttaaatgacctttgactttggtcatgtgacctgaaactcgcatgagatgttcagtgatacttgatgactcttatgtccaagttttatgaactagaccaatataccttacagagttatgatggtaattcaacaaatacccccaacatggccaaagtccactgacctttgaccttggtcatgtgacctgaaactcgcacaagatgttcagtgatacttggttacccttatgtccacgttttatgaactagacaaATATActttacagagttatgatggtaattcaacaaatacccccaacatggccaaagttcattgaacttaaatgacctttgaccttggtcatgtgacctgaaacttggacgggatgttcaaagatacttgattactcttatggccaagtttcatgaatcagatccataaactgtcaaagttatgatggtaattcaacagataccccattatggccaaagttcattgacctttgacgttggtcatgtgacctgaaatccACACAGGATGTTCCGTGATACTTgtttactcttatgtccaagttttatgaactagaccaataaactttcaaagttatgatggtaattcaacagatacccccaatttggccaaagttcatcgaccctaaatgacctttgaccttaatcatgtgacgtgaaactcaagcaggatgttcagtaatacttgaataACCTAatatctaagtttcatgaactaggtccatatattttctaagttatgatgacatttcaaaaacttaaccttaggttaagattttgatgttgattcccccaacatggtctaagttcattgaccctaaatgacctttgaccttggtcatgtgacctgacctgaaactcaggcagaatgttcagtaatacttgattaaccttatggccaagtttcaaaaactaggtccatatactttctaagttatgctgtcatttcaaaaacttaaccttaggttaagatttggtgttgacaccgccgccgccgtcggaaaagcggcgcctttagtctcactctgctatgcaggtgagacaaatagggtatctattttgctcggaaaaatacatgtttagggtcaaatttgcgagggaataaaaaagactaaaatgttgaccacaacagtcaacactacgtgtttaaaaaagttagagtccgatttgcgcgaggtgtgggaggtggggccatgccataaacccaatgatgtaggtaaaggtaaaaccaacaACCGAAGTccatgacataacaattaaaatatcgctgcatgtttaggggttcaattcagagaatacttgccaagggtatcaAACTgcttccaatacttgttaagggtatggtttcacacgccaatacttgttaagagttGCAcattcagaatatggaaaatacttgtttagagtgcttttcgagaccccatggtcacgcatggtatccactcgtcaatggaagtgccccccggGCGTTATAGCTAAAATTGATCTACCAAttataaaattgcaacagaaatttgtgattgcaaatattttcttactACACCCCTAAGAGTCTGTTGCTGCCTTTTGAGTGAAAGTGGATTCAATGCAGGTAATAACTTTTGCAATTTATTTATGCTTGACAGAAAATTAATCTGCATTTGGAGTGATCAATTCATCACGAAAGAAATTTCCAATTCCtatgaaaatcaatcaatttacaAGGTACTGATCCTTACCTCCAAGTCTTTCCAGTGCATCAAACCCATGACGTAGGCTAACAATATCAAGAAAGGGTACAGTGCCATCTTCAAGCCTGAAAGAACAATTGCAAATTAAGTTAGTTCCATGTTAGACTATTTCTTTAAGGCACTCTGgaattttattcagaaaatgatctGAATAATGATCTTATGGTGTATtaaatatactttttaagttgcAAAAGTCATATATTCTGATAGTACGATGAATGCAAATAATTATACTTCAATAACATGCAGCCAATTAAATAACCATTTCTTCGggcatttttgaagaatccaAGATTAAATGTTATTTCTACATTTTGTATACAATTACTTTTATCTTGAACTTAATTCTCAAAAGGCCCACCTTTCTGCCAATTCCATTCTTGTTTTGTTGAACCTTTCCTTGGCTAAATACGCCATCACAGTACCACCTCCAAAGTACTCCTTCACCAACACATGGGCAGAATCATTGCGTACAATGAGAGCTCCCAGGCCAGTCGGGAAGCCAAACATCTTGTAGAAGGAAATGGTCACAAAGTCTGCATCACACAAGCTCAGATCTAAAGGAGAGGTACTGACAAATGCTGCAGCATCCAAAACAACATaccagttaccatggtaaccagTCTGGTGACGGAGGATTCCATCCTGAACTTTCTTTGTCCATTGCAGTGGGTACTTGTATCCACAGAAGTTACTCTGAGCTGGATAAGCAAACAGCCCTTGAGGTCGCACATTGTATTCTGCACCATCAACTTTTTTACCATTGTTTTTATCTTGTGGGCTAATCTTGTTAACGACAGATATGGAAGAAGTGAATAGTTCTTTCATTGTATCTTTAGATAAACACAGACTATCTGCACCTTTAGCATGTGCAATCTCTCTCATTCCAACTACAGATGTATGGTTATCTTGTAAATAGCAGAAGATCCCTCTCCTCTGTCCATGATGAGGATTCTCGTCATGCTTCAGAGACGATGATCTTCCTGTCTGATGGCATCCTTTCAAGCCAGACCAGTCAAACGATTCAGCAAGCAGCTTTAAGGCTCCAGTGCATCCTGATGTAAATATAATAGTATGTTTCTCAAGAGTGGTATTGAAGTGTTTCAGTATCCTGtcaagataaataaaatatatgtaatctGCAGCTGTAAAGGTAAAAACACACAACTGAAAACAAATGGTCTATCCATTTGTCCCTTCTTTGTTAGTATAATGTATCTGTACAAATAATATGAAGcaaattcaaaattaattgagGTTTCATCTGCTGAAAATTAATTCATACGTTCTTTTATAAGATCTGTTGTACAAAGTAATAActaataaattataaaaaaataattaaaactgTGGATATATTTAACCTTATGAACATTGTATTTATAGCTTGTTTTATGTTTGTGTATGTTGAGCAGCTAAATAACGCAGATAGTACTGTCTCCCTTTTCATGCGCTCACTGTGTAAATGACTATTAAATTTATACCAACTCGAGGCCTATTCCCTTCAAAGAAATCCATCCAAAGCTTATTTCACAATTCTAACAAAGTACGCAGATCTTCATTTGTTCTATATCATAAGTACACATATCGCAAATTgtgcattatacatgtacagcattCATAACAATTACGGTGTATTTCAACAAATCCacagtttttattattattatcaattacgAATTTACAACTATTCATGagacaaagattttttttatttaattttaatagaccccccccccccccttaaaaatattaatttttatccAAAGGCTCAAACATCTTAATTTGGTAACAATTCTGATGTAAAATGCAAAGCTATTTCTAACAATTTTCTTCAGGCAAAAACAAAGTGTCTTACAAGCTTTGAATAATTGATACTCACGTagattaatcataat
This genomic interval from Lytechinus pictus isolate F3 Inbred chromosome 3, Lp3.0, whole genome shotgun sequence contains the following:
- the LOC129257200 gene encoding molybdenum cofactor sulfurase-like isoform X3; the encoded protein is MVTHTVTHLAVVSVLRQLTKLGSGCTGALKLLAESFDWSGLKGCHQTGRSSSLKHDENPHHGQRRGIFCYLQDNHTSVVGMREIAHAKGADSLCLSKDTMKELFTSSISVVNKISPQDKNNGKKVDGAEYNVRPQGLFAYPAQSNFCGYKYPLQWTKKVQDGILRHQTGYHGNWYVVLDAAAFVSTSPLDLSLCDADFVTISFYKMFGFPTGLGALIVRNDSAHVLVKEYFGGGTVMAYLAKERFNKTRMELAERLEDGTVPFLDIVSLRHGFDALERLGGGMKSISERTFLLAKFVYDQLSSWKHHNGQPVCEIYNCSGFESTDNQGPIINFNLLRSSGEHAGYAEFERLASLHDIHLRTGCFCNTGACQYYLNITDQDIKDNLDAGHECGDDMDLINGRPTGSVRISFGYMSNQEDSDRFLTFVKNYFVEKECQTILCSMEQRDLMLGDTRIEQLTISAKSMSPSSSSPAPPLAPTSSPLQSSSVLSPPPPPTPSLLSSSTASKPLPTLPPPSSSSRPSSPTSSKIVSSGPQNLPSVRNQTESETRSSKTTSQGERTTNEQSTTNGPRLLKIFLYPVKSCGAMEVSEWELSEAGLKYDRRWMIVNEGGVYMSQKRIPHLCLIKPSIDLVNNQLLLAYKDKGHFTLPLDIPRSYINETSLSQGKVCGDRVNTIDCGDEVAAWLTEVIGQRCRLQQQDPDYHRSSKLNKNTAKRGSDCSLSLANQSQYLLVTASSSASLLSAVNQSSNQESHQLSLDDMIARFRSNLVVEGCSAFEEESWSKIAIGGQDFEVKGCCNRCQMICINQDTAAKGTEPLCTLSAVRSKKIFFGVHLMNSAMLKEGVKLKKGDAVKVLHRIASSETTV
- the LOC129257200 gene encoding molybdenum cofactor sulfurase-like isoform X1, giving the protein MISSHREDEFPQIRNAVYFDHTGATLPCSSQLEGFHRDMRENLYGNPHSHSSSSSLCTETIDQTRFRILKHFNTTLEKHTIIFTSGCTGALKLLAESFDWSGLKGCHQTGRSSSLKHDENPHHGQRRGIFCYLQDNHTSVVGMREIAHAKGADSLCLSKDTMKELFTSSISVVNKISPQDKNNGKKVDGAEYNVRPQGLFAYPAQSNFCGYKYPLQWTKKVQDGILRHQTGYHGNWYVVLDAAAFVSTSPLDLSLCDADFVTISFYKMFGFPTGLGALIVRNDSAHVLVKEYFGGGTVMAYLAKERFNKTRMELAERLEDGTVPFLDIVSLRHGFDALERLGGGMKSISERTFLLAKFVYDQLSSWKHHNGQPVCEIYNCSGFESTDNQGPIINFNLLRSSGEHAGYAEFERLASLHDIHLRTGCFCNTGACQYYLNITDQDIKDNLDAGHECGDDMDLINGRPTGSVRISFGYMSNQEDSDRFLTFVKNYFVEKECQTILCSMEQRDLMLGDTRIEQLTISAKSMSPSSSSPAPPLAPTSSPLQSSSVLSPPPPPTPSLLSSSTASKPLPTLPPPSSSSRPSSPTSSKIVSSGPQNLPSVRNQTESETRSSKTTSQGERTTNEQSTTNGPRLLKIFLYPVKSCGAMEVSEWELSEAGLKYDRRWMIVNEGGVYMSQKRIPHLCLIKPSIDLVNNQLLLAYKDKGHFTLPLDIPRSYINETSLSQGKVCGDRVNTIDCGDEVAAWLTEVIGQRCRLQQQDPDYHRSSKLNKNTAKRGSDCSLSLANQSQYLLVTASSSASLLSAVNQSSNQESHQLSLDDMIARFRSNLVVEGCSAFEEESWSKIAIGGQDFEVKGCCNRCQMICINQDTAAKGTEPLCTLSAVRSKKIFFGVHLMNSAMLKEGVKLKKGDAVKVLHRIASSETTV
- the LOC129257200 gene encoding molybdenum cofactor sulfurase-like isoform X2; the protein is MISSHREDEFPQIRNAVYFDHTGATLPCSSQLEGFHRDMRENLYGNPHSHSSSSSLCTETIDQTRFRILKHFNTTLEKHTIIFTSGCTGALKLLAESFDWSGLKGCHQTGRSSSLKHDENPHHGQRRGIFCYLQDNHTSVVGMREIAHAKGADSLCLSKDTMKELFTSSISVVNKISPQDKNNGKKVDGAEYNVRPQGLFAYPAQSNFCGYKYPLQWTKKVQDGILRHQTGYHGNWYVVLDAAAFVSTSPLDLSLCDADFVTISFYKMFGFPTGLGALIVRNDSAHVLVKEYFGGGTVMAYLAKERFNKTRMELAERLEDGTVPFLDIVSLRHGFDALERLGGGMKSISERTFLLAKFVYDQLSSWKHHNGQPVCEIYNCSGFESTDNQGPIINFNLLRSSGEHAGYAEFERLASLHDIHLRTGCFCNTGACQYYLNITDQDIKDNLDAGHECGDDMDLINGRPTGSVRISFGYMSNQEDSDRFLTFVKNYFVEKECQTILCSMEQRDLMLGDTRIEQLTISAKSMSPSSSSPAPPLAPTSSPLQSSSVLSPPPPPTPSLLSSSTASKPLPTLPPPSSSSRPSSPTSSKIVSSGPQNLPSVRNQTESETRSSKTTSQGERTTNEQSTTNGPRLLKIFLYPVKSCGAMEVSEWELSEAGLKYDRRWMIVNEGGVYMSQKRIPHLCLIKPSIDLVNNQLLLAYKDKGHFTLPLDIPRSYINETSLSQGKVCGDRVNTIDCGDEVAAWLTEVIGQRCRLQQQDPDYHRSSKLNKNTAKRGSDCSLSLANQSQYLLVTASSSASLLSAVNQSSNQESHQLSLDDMIARFRSNLVVEGCSAFEEESWSKIAIGGQDFEVKGCCNRCQMICINQDTAAKGTEPLCTLSAVRSKKTLVSEPPL